The region CGACGGCACATTCCGGTTCCTCACGAGCGTCCTCGACCATCGCTTCGGAGACCGCGTCCGCTTCCGCAGCGAGGACGGCGTCGACCATCAGCTCCCGGAAATGCGGGTCGCGGTCCTGATGCGCCTCAGACCGGTCGACGGCGTCGTCGTATGTTGCTCGAACGGAGTCGGGGAACGCGGCGAATCGCTCCTGCACCGCCGCTTGCAGCACCTCCTGTGCAATACTGGCGACGCGGCCGCGGTCGGACGCGGCGAGTTCGAAGTCAACGTGGAAATCCTCGTACTCGGCGTCGTTGATGGCGTCGCGCATGTCGCCGTCGAGGAGGGCGACGACGACCAGTTCGGCCACGTCCTCCGCACGGCGAACCTCGGTGACAAGTTCGGCTGATTCTGGGTATGTGGCGAACCGCCGGCGGAAACGGGAGAGGGGGTCGGTTCGGCGAGTTCCTGCGACTGGATTGACGCCTGGTGGCGCCTTCTCGAGAGCGCGTCGGTAGAGGTGACTCAGCGTGAGTTCGACCGGCATCGTGAGTTTGGTGTCGTACTCGAAGGTCACGTCCTGGCGGCCGAACTCGGCTTCGAGCACGGACTCGACGTCGTCGTAGGCGTCCTCGACCATCGCCGCGACTTCGTCCTCAACGCGCTGCTGGAGGCGGATGGCCGTGAGTTCGAGCGTGCCCCCCTCTGCGTAGTGACTAAACACTGCGCGGGCGGGCGTCGGGAGTGTGTCGACGCCGGCGAGGCTGTCAGCGAGCCCTCGGAGCGGTCCGGACATGGGTTTCCGTCGGCCCACCAGTCGTTTGAAGCTATCCATCCCGCGGGCGAACCGCGCAGGTTTTTCCCGCCTCCGACTGAGGTCCAGCCATGCGACGCGATTTCGCTGCCCGGGCCGAGCGAGCTGCGGACCTGCTAGGCGTGCTCGCTCGAACCGCCCTCGACAGCAACCCGGTGCCAGCCGACTGGGAACACGTCACGAAAATCGACCCCGAGGGAGCCAAGAAGCTCCCGCTGCTCTACCCCCTTTGGCTCGCAGAGACCGACGCGCTGTCTGTCGGCGGCTCCGCCGACGTCACGCCAGCCAACACGGAGGCTGCATTCGACCTACTGACGGGGCTCTCGACGCCGCTCTGTCACGAGCCCAGCGGCGCCGACCACGTCACCGAGCGGAGTCACGAAGACGCCGACCTGCTGTTGATCCCGGAGGTGCTCAACGGCAACAGCGAGGCGCTTGTGGGGACGCTCGGCAAAGCCGTCGAGAGTATCCGTGAGACGTTGGCCCCGAAACTGGTCCGGGAGAAGGCGCCGTGGCTCTCTTCGCGGTTCGTGGATTACTTCGCAGATTTGGGGACGACGATGTTGCTCTCACAAGCAGCGTTCGAAGCTTACATCGCCCAGAACCCCGACAGCGCGGCGGCCCGCGAGTCAGGGGTGAGCGCAGAAGACGTGCTCTCACCGAGAGAAGCCAAACAGCGCGCGATGGCCGCTGACCGGCACCTCGACTCGGAAATACTCTATCTGGAGTACTCAGGAACCTTCGGGGGTGCGAAGGCCGTCGAGACGCTGGAACTGCTCGCGCCGGCGCTCAGCCGAGCCAGAATCTGGTACGGTGGGGGGCTGGCGGACGGCGAGGACGTTGCCGAGATTCGCGACGCTGGGGCAGATACCGTCGTCGTCGGCGACGCCTTCCACGACGTTGCTGCTGCGGAGGCGGAACTCCTCAGCCTCGCTGAGGCGGAACTCGATTCCGACACGAGTGAGGAATCACTCCGGGCGTGGACTGAAGTCCACATGGACGCTGACGGGCCGGGGGCGCGGTACCTCTCGACGATACCCAGTGTCGATGACCCGGCACGGCTGGCCCGGGAGTACAGCGGCACAACAGTCCGAGCGTGGCTCGAACTGCAGAAGCGACGGGAGCAGGCCACGGAGAGCGAGGAGGACTCACGCTCCACGGTGTCGGTTCGCCGCACCGTGCTGCGGGCCGCGATAGCCCCTGTCGTCGACGGGGACATAGACCAGCTCGCGGCGACAATAGCCCGGGCGGCACTGGCTGGCCGCCATGACGACGAGAACGGGGAACACGGTGCCGCCCAACTCAGCGTCTCCGGGATGGAGGAGTGAGTCCGGAGCGTCACACTAACGTACTCCCGACTGCCAGAGGAGACATGGTCGAACTCGAAGAAGCCGGCTTCGTCCTCGGGACGGGGCTGCTCGCGTGGCTCGCCGCCGTGACGGCGACAGACGGCTGGAGCGAACCGGTGATCATCTTCTGGGCAGCGATCATCACCTTCGGTCTCGCCGCCGGCTTCCTGGTCGCCGAGCACGTCGAACTCCCGATCTGACGCTGCCGGTACAGCTATTCCGGGTCGGGTTCATCCACTGGTCGTGAGCGACTCCAAAGCGACGTTCGAACTGTTCGAGGACGCACAGGAACAGTGGCGCTGGCGGCTCCGCCACGAAAACGGCAATATTCTGGCTGACAGCGGCGAAGGGTACGCCAGCAAGCAGAAAGCCCAACAGGGCCTGGAGAGTGTGAAAAAGAACGCGGCCGGCGCGCACGTCGAGACGGAGTAGTCCGCCCGCGCGGGCCGAGACCGGTGAGCCTTTGCCCAACCTGGTCTAACTGCGCCCGTGACCTTCGAGACGACAATCGACGTGCGCTATCGCGATATCGACGCGATGGGCCACGTCAACAACGCCGTCTACGCATCCTATCTCGAGCAGGCCCGCATCAACTACTTCCAGGACCTGCTCGGCGTCGACCTCTCTGCAGTGGGGGCGGTACTGGCAACGATCACTATCGAGTACGAGCGCCCCGTGGAACTGTCCGACAGCGAGGTCCGGGTCGAACTCGACGTCCCCCGCATCGGCGACTCAAGCATCCCGATGGAGTACGAACTCTCCCGCCCGGACGGTGAGCGAGTGGCTACCGCCGAAACTGTGCAAGTCGCCGTTGACAAGGACGCACAGGAGCCGACCTCGATTCCTGACACGTGGCGTGAGGAGATTGTTTCCTACCACGACCTCTGAGCCTGGACGGCTCGCCGACAGTTTATGAGTCAGCGCCTGCTACTCGATCTGTGTACAGCGCACGAGACCGGGTCGAACAGGAAGAGTGGCTCGCCCACATACAGGCGGCCGCCGACGAACTCGACCTCGGGAGGGAACCGCGAACGACTGCCGAGGACCTCTTTCTGAGCAACGTCCCCGACGCCGACCGTTCGAAACCCGCCGTCGGCGCCGCCGCGCTCTACGCGGCGACCCTGCTGGCTGGCCAAGAGCGCTCCCAGACCGCCGTTGCGGAGGCGATGGGCGTGACGCGACTCTCGGTGCAATCGAAGTGGAAACCGCTGCTCGAAGAAGCTGGGTTCCGGACGCCGAGTTGGTGAGGAGTTACGCTTGGTCGGCTTCGCCTTCGCCTGGCGGGAACTTCCCGCGACCCTCCCGGTCGGGCGTCAGATTTCCGTGGCGGTCGATCTCGCCGGAGACAATGCGCGTCGAGGAGATTCGGGTACCGTCCTCAGCGGGCACATGGTCGACGATTTCGATGCGGAGCGGAGCGACCCCTTTCGCTTCGCGAATTTCGTTGATGCGCTCGCCGCCGTCCTGGGTCTCTGGTGAGACGATGAGCACGTCGAACTGTTCCTCTGTGGCAATCCCGGTTGGCGCCTCGAGCGTTCGGACCTCGAACTCCCGGTCGTACTCCTTGGCGAGGGGTGCGAGCTCCTGCTCCAGTTCTGCCTTGCGCTCCCCGAATGGGCGAACGTAGCGCTCGACGTGTCTGGTCTTCGGCGCGAATTCGTCGGACGTGAGTCCGACAGTCACGTCGCCGAGTTCGAACGCTTGCCGGAAGAGCGCGAGATGGCCGTCGTGAACAGGGTCGAACGTACCCCCCAGCGCGACCTGCATGCCTCGGAGTGTGCCCGCCGGGGTTAAAAGGGCGTCACTCCGTGTCGTCGCTATCCTCCTCGTCGGCAGGAGCAGGGGCGTCGGCGGATCCGCCACTGACAGAAATTGTGACCGGACCGTCGTCGCTTCCGTCCTGCCCGCGGCTGAGTCGTTCGTCGAGGTTGAAGACGGCGTTGAGCTGATTCTGTACCTGTCCGACAGCCTCCGAGACGAGTTCGCTGGGCGAGATGGCCTCGTACTCGTAGGGGTTGTTGCCCGCGCCGGCGCTCTCACGCTTCCCGCGCATCACGGTCGTTTCGTCGTGCAGCTCCGCCAGCGCTTCCCGAACGGTGCTGGGGTAGAGGCCGGTGCCTTCAGCGACCTCTTCGCTGGTGCTGTCGGGGTTTTGTCGCAGGTAGACGTAGATCCGCGCCCGCGTCTCCGTATCGAGCAGCCACGCCAGCAGGTCGACAACGCTCTGGTCGAACTCGCCGATGGCCTTATCAGCGCCCTCTTCGAGCCGATCGCGGGCCGACTGGATCTCTTCATCCCCGCCGGTCTCGTCAGTCTGAGTGTCCTCGTCAGCCATATGTTCTCACCTGAAGGTCACAACTACTCAGTCATAAACGTTTGCCGGCGTTCCGACCCGGCAAGTAGCAGCAAATATCACCACGTCGTTGCCCCTGCCGTCCGCCGTAACGGTGCTTGCGGTGCAGTGGTCATCGGTGGCGCCGGCTTCGCTCGCAGGTACTCGAACAGACAGCACCCCAACACGGAGGCCTTCGACTTCAGGCCCACACTACGCCGCGGAACTCGAACCGAGCACCACCGTCCTGGCCCTCAGTAACGGAGACAGACCAGCCGTGGGCGCGAGCAACCTCTGAGACGATGCTGAGACCCAGTCCGGTCCCCCCGGAGCCGGTGGAGTAGCCGGCCGAGAGCACGCGCTCGCGGTCCGATTCGGGGATGCCGACACCGTTGTCGGCGACAAAGAAACCGTCACCCTCCCCGAGAGAGCCGACCGTTACCTGAAGCCACTCGGTGCTGTCGTCCGGGACAGCGTGTTCAACCGCATTACGAAAGAGGTTCTCGAACAGCTGTCGCAACCGGGACTCGTCGATGGCGACGGCCCCGTCGAGCTCGACCCGGAGCTCGGCGTCACCGGTTTTGACCCCCATCCAACACGAGCTCGCAAACTCGGCCAAGTTGACGTGCTGTGTCTCGATGCCCGCCTTCCCCTCCCGGGCAAGCGTGAGCATGTCCTCGACCAGCGTGCCGATGCGGTCGAGCGAGCGGCCAATCGCGTCGTGGTTCGGCGTCGGATCATCAGCCTCACGAGCGAGTTCGAGGTGGCCTTCCGCGATATTGAGCGGGTTCCGCAAGTCGTGTGAAAGGATACTCGCGAATTCGTCGAGGCGCTCGTTCTGCTCGCGCAGCCGCGACTCGCGCTCGACTCGGTCCAGCGACGCCCGGAGCGACGTTGCGAGAATCTCCACCAATGCTTCGTCGGTGTCGTCGAAGGCGTACGGCTCGGGAGAGGAGGCGATGAGGACCCCGTACTCACCAAGCGGGTAGATGATGACGCTCCGCGCCGGGCTCTCCTCAGTAAGAACCTCAGACACCCGTGAGTCCTCGAGCACCAACGGCTCATCTTGGTCGAACGCGTCCCAGACGACCGCACTGCGACTACCTTCCGGCGCGTCACGCTCGTAGCGTGGCTCGGTTTCGAAGGTGTCTGTAAGTTCGTGTGTGGCCGCCGCCATTACCAGCGATTCGCCGTCAGTACCGGGGAAGTACACGGCGCTCAACGGCGCCCCGATAATCTCGTTGGAGGCCGTCGCTGCAACGCTCGCGGACTCCGAAGAGGTCGTCGTCCGCATCAGATTGAGCGTACAACTTCGGAGCTGCTCGACCTTTCGATCGCGTTCCACCCGGTCAGAGATGTCGTAGCCGAGCAGCATGTACGCCGTCTCATCGGCAACGGGCGCCGTCGACCCGCGAAACTCAAACGGCACCGACTCTCCATTGTCGGCCCGGAGCGATAGTTGGACCGTCAGCGAACCCCGCTCCACCAGCCGGTCGATTGCCGTTGCTGCACGTTCTCGGTCCTCAGCAACCACGAGCGTCTCAAACCCCGCCGTCGCGGACATCGACTCCAGGTCCGCGTCCGACCGCCCGCTCCGCTCCCGAGCTGCCTGATTCCACCACCGTGGCCGGCCCTCCGCGTCGAAAATGTAGACCACTTGGACCGTGTCGTCCAGCACCGCCCGGAGAAATGACTCCACATTTTGCCCCCTGGCGTCGGGGCTGCAGCTATCCATATCAGTACTGTGACGGGGGGCTACGTATATTTTTCTTTGGGGGCGTGGATTTCGACGGCTTCTTGGCCGCGCTCAGTATTTCGCTTCGTAATGAGTGCGGAGGAAGGGAGCGCCTTCGATGTGTACCGCCAACGCGTCGAACGGCCTCTCTACCGACTGTTCACGGAGTACGCGCCGGGACGGTTGCAGTGGCTCACCATCGGGATGGTTGGGAACGTCATCGCCCGCATCGCGAGCCTCCTCCCGCCCCTGGTGTTGGGTGTCGCAATCGACAGCGTCCTGACAGGCGACCAACCGTACACGTTGCCGCTGGTACCAAACAGCTGGATGCCAGTGACCGACGCCGAACAGTTCTGGTTTTCGGCGTGGATTATCGTCGGCTCGTTCGTCACCACGTCGGCGTTCACCTACATCTACGGCGTCGCCGCCAACAACTTCGCCCACCGGGTGATGCACACGGTCCGAACGGACAGTTTCGAGACGATGCAGCGGCTCGACATGACCTTCTTCGACGACAAGCAGACCGGGGAGGTCATGTCTGTGCTCAACAACGACGCCAACAATCTGGAGAACTTCCTGGACAACGCGCTTCAGAACTCGGTTCGGCTGAGCGTGATGATTCTGGGCATCGCACTCATCCTCTTCTCGCTAAACTGGCAGCTCGCGCTGGTCACGCTCGTTGCCGTGCCCGCGCTGTTCGGGCTCACCATCTGGTTCATGCGTGCCGTCGAGCCACGGTACGTCAAGCGCCGCGCCAGCGTCGGGAACCTCAACACCCGGCTTGAGAACGCGCTCTCGGGTGTCGAACTGGTCAAGACCACAGGTACGGAGGCCTACGAGACCGAGCGCATCGAGGACGCCTCGTGGCGGTACTTTCGGGACACGATGGGCGTGCTTCGGCTGAGCTATATCTACCGGCCCGGGATGGAGCTCCTGGCTGGGCTCTCCTTCGCGGTGACCTTCATCGTCGGCGGGCTCTGGGTGTTCACCGGGGAGGCGCCGTTCATGCTCACGGGAACCCTCCAAGCTGGTGAGTTCATCACGTTTCTGTTCATGACCCAGCGGTTCGTCACGCCGCTCTCGCAGGTGTCGAACATCGTCGACCAGTATGAGAACGCCAAGGCCTCCTGCGAACGGATCTTCGGGCTGATGGATATCCCCTCCCAGATTACGGAGGTCGAGGACCCCATCGAGCTCGAGGACCCAGCGGGCCACGTCGAGTACGACCACGTCGACTTCGGCTACGCAGATGTGCAGGACGGGGAGCCCGAGAGCCTCGTGCTGGAGGACGTGAGCTTCGAGGCCGAACCGGGCGAGACGCTCGCGCTGGTTGGCCCGACTGGAGCCGGCAAATCGACGCTGCTGAAGTTGCTCATGCGCCTCTATGACCCTGTGGACGGCGAAGTGCGCGTCGATGGTCACGACGTACGGGAGCTCAGTCTCGAAAGCCTCCGCCAGCATATCGGCTACGTCTCCCAGACGACGTTCCTCTTCGACGGTACTGTCGCCGAGAACATCCGCTACGGCCGGTTCGAGGCCGACCGCGAGGCGGTCGTCAAGGCCGCGAAAGCCGCGGAGGCACACGAGTTTATCGAAGCGCTGCCGAAGGGCTACGACACCCGTATCGGCGAACGCGGCGTGAAACTCTCGGGGGGGCAACAGCAGCGTCTCTCCATCGCCCGGACGATGCTGCAAGACCCCGAAATCCTCATCCTCGACGAGGCGACCAGCGCCGTGGACACGGAGACGGAGATGCTCATCCAGCGCAGTCTCGACCGGCTGAGTGAGAATCGAACCACGTTCGTCATCGCCCACCGCCTCTCGACCGTCCGAGAGGCCGACGAGATTCTGGTGCTCGAGGACGGCCAGATTGTCGAGCGGGGCGACCACGACGAACTCATCGAGTACGACGGCCTCTACGCTAAACTCTGGGGCGTGCAGGCGGGCGAAATCGACGACCTGCCCGAGGAGTTCGTTCAACGCGCTCGGGAACGTGCCCGCGAGCGACCGGGACTCTCGGATGCACCGGATTCCTCCGACGACGACTGAAGCGTACACCCCTCCGACAGCCTTCCGACAGCCCGCTTTTCTTGTACGAGAGCGCGACCAGTCCCCTCGTGGCCTGAGAGCCGCCCGGAGCGTCGAGGCGGGTGTGCAGCGCACCGCTCCGGAGGAGAAGCCGGCGCTGCCTGTTCGCCATCCTGTGAGCAGTTGCCACGGATACCGACGTCTCTAAATCCCACGGCTGACTCACCCGGCCATGAGCGAATCCGACACCGAACCGACCGCGGACGACACGACCGACGACCTCCTGCACAGAGAGGCCCTCATTGTCGAGGTAGCGTCGCCGGGCTCACGGCAGCGCTGTTCACCAGTCGCGCAGGGCTCGACATCCTCGTGGCCGACGGTGACGAGTCTATCCTCCGCCGAAACGCCACCTCGAGAACCCCCGGCTTCCCGGCGGGGGCCAACTCCCGGCTGTTCGCGGATCTGCTTCACGCCTAAGCGACGCCCAACGGGGTCGCCATCGTGGAAGGGCACATCACCAGCGTCGAGTGGCTCTACGCCGCCGGCCGGCTGGGCGAGGGCTACCATCAAGCCATCGGCGCCGCGGGAACCGGCGCCGAAGGAGGGATTACTGGCTCTGTTGAAGTCCGGTTGTGCAGACATCGTGTAGAATAAATCACTGGTCAGACAGTCTCAGGTGAACCGTTCTGTGGAATCGCAACAGATACACGTACGTCGTTACGAAATTGTCATATGGTTTCGCTCTTGTTACTAATCGCTCTCGTAGCTGCTGTCTTTGTCGGATTCAACATCGGAGGGTCATCGACGGGCGTCGCGTGGGGGCCGCCTGTCGGGGGCACGCATCACCAACAAAACCGCAGCAGCCGCCCTGATGACGTTTTTCGTCTTCCTCGGTGGCTGGACGGTTGGACGCAACGTCATCACCACACTCAGCGGCGATCTTGTCCCACAGACTCTGTTCTCGACTGAAGCAAGCATCGTCATTTTGGCGTTTATTGGGTTTGGAATGTTACTTGCCAACCTCTACGGTGTTCCCGTTTCAACCTCGATGACAGCGGTCGGAGCGATTACCGGTCTCGGACTCGCAACTGGCCAACTCGATTATGCTGTGGTCGGTTCGATTATGATCTGGTGGATTATTGCACCAGTCGTCGGGTTCTGGTTCGGTGCTATCATTGGTCGGCATTTCTACCCGTATCTCGATCAGAAGTTTGCTCTCCAGCAATCCAGCGGCCCGCTTCTCACGCTCGACCGGTCGGGGATCGTTCCAACACCGGAGTTAGGTCCCGGAACCACCCCCCGTGAAGCAGTCAGTACGGTTGTAGTACTCGCCATCGCCTGTTACATGTCATTTAGTGCTGGTGCAAGCAACGTTGCGAATGCGGTTGCACCACTCGTCGGTGGCGGATTAATTGGCGTCGATAACGCCGTTGTTGTTGGGACTGTCGCAATCGGTCTCGGTGCGTTTACCATCGCACGACGAACGATGGAGGCTGTCGGAAACGATCTCACTGAGCTGCCATTACTGGCAGCGACTATCGTGATGGTCGTTGCTGCGAGCATTACGACAGTGGCCTCAGTCCTCGGCATCCCGATGAGCCTCGCACTTTCAACAGTCATGTGTATCGTCGGTCTTGGATGGGGACGATCAACCCGTCCAACGGGAGCTGTCGATCTCGTGAAAGGGAACATCAAAGGCGAAATTTCGGTAAACGCAGTCACCGCTGAGACCGGTGATGAAGTCCAACCGGCCGGCCAAGAGAGTCCCAAGAATCTGGAAGATGTCCAGCAGTTGTTCGACCCCTCCTCCGTCGTTCGGTCCGTCGCGTTCTGGATTATTGGCCCCTCTATCGCTACCGGACTCTCCTACACGGCGTTCGTTCTCCTTCCAATTGCAGGAGCCGCCTGACACCTGAGAAAGTCGGGCACGCTGAAGACGTTGCCGACGAACAGCGCGAGACTGATGAAGGACAGCACCGCGATACTCGTCTCCAGCGTGACCACGCTGGCCTTCGACACGAGGTTGCTCCCCAGCGTGTCGACGACGCGCCGGCCGATGGTCCACGCACCGATGAAGCAGAACGTCGCCAGCAACGCTGCCGCCGTCGGTTTCGATATCGCGCCCGCGCCGACCGTCCGGTCCGGTTGAGAGTCGAGTGCCTACGAATCGGTTTCGTCGGCATCGTCGTCCGTATCCTCGTTGTCCGCGTTCTCGTCGTCGCTTCCCGCGGACTCCGCGTCCTCGGCATTCTCCGCGTCGTCGCCATCGGCCGAGTCTCCCTCGCTGCTCTCGGCGAGTTTCTCGCCGACCGACCGTTCGACGGCTTCCTCGACCGTTTCCCCGACCGTCTCTCCAACTTTTTCCTCGACGGTCTTGTCCACCGTCTCACCCACGGTTTCCTCAACGGTTTCGCTGACCGTTTCCTCGACGGCTTCCTCGACCGTTTCCCCGACCGTCTCTCCAACTTTTTCTTCGACGGTCTTGTCCACCGTCTCCTCGACCGTCTGTTCGACTGTCTCACCCACCGTTTCCTCAACGGTTTCGCTGACCGTCTCCTCGACGGCTTCCTCGACCGTTTCCCCGACCGTCTCTCCAACTTTTTCCTCGACGGTCTTGTCCACCGTCTCACCCACCGTTTCCTCAACGGTTTCGCTGACCGTCTCCTCGACCGTCTCTCCAACTTTTTCTTCGACAGTCTTGTCCACCGTCTCCTCGACCGTCTGCTCGACGGACTCGTCGACGGTTTTCGCCACCGACTGTTCGACCTCTTGAACGGTCTCGTCGACCGTGTCGGCGACCGTCTCCTCGACGGTTTGTTGAACCTCGGTGGTCATCCACTGCGGGTCGAAGCGGGCCATCTTCCAGACGATGTGGATGACGTACGAGACAATGACGCCGAGGCCGAACGCGACGCCGATCTGCGTGCCGACCGTGAGGATAAAGCCGACCGACAGCGCGATGAGCAGTCCGTATGTTAGGTCGATGATCGAGTCGACGCGCCTCGGGTTCATACCCACCCGCCGAGTCCCGCACTCCCCGTTGCCGACCGTCCGCCGCGTGTCCGCCGGCCCCGTCGGTCGGGGTCGTTCGTGTACATAGGGTAAATGCTTGGTCCCGCTGTTTAAACTCTCGTATCTTGGCGGCCGACGGGAGGGGCGACCGTGGGTGAGCCGCTCGGTCGTCGCCCCCCAGCGCCGGGTATGGAACTTCTCGTTCCCATCGATAGGGCGGCGTGTCGCTTCCGGGCGTTGGCGTTCGAAAGCACGGCCGAGACGGTCGTAAGGGGGTACAGCTCCCGGTGTCGGTGGTTCCATAGGCGGAGTCGGAGATGGGGGGACGAAATGCAGGGCGATGGCACGCCCTCTGTTGTTTCGTGCAGACTCAAGCCGGTCTTCATCCACCCAAAAGACGAAGAAAGTTACGAGAACTGCTGCGAGTGACTTCGAAACGATACCTGCACCGACTGAGGGGCCCCTCTCGGTGCCCGTTGATGACCCTCCGATATTGAATCCCAGGAAGACTGAGGCGATGATACCAACCAACAGTAGTACAGTAAGGTGCATATATCTGTTATTTCTCTCGTGGAAAGCAAGGATGTTCCAACCTTACTCAGACGTATTCCAAACAACACATTATATATTACAAGAGATATTAGATGATTTTAAGAAGGATAACCAACACTGATGAGAGCGACTACCTATTTACGAACTCGAACTGATACGTAGATATGATCGATCGTGTACTCGTTCCGATGGACGATTCGGAGATGGCACAAAAGGCATTAGAGTATGCTCTTGGTGCCTTCGGAGATGCGGAGATAACCGTTCTTCACGTCGTCGGAAAATCGACACCGATGATGGGTGAAATGGCTGGTCTTGCGCTCGAAGATGATCTTCAAACAGCCGCTGAGGAACGGGCAAGTGAGGTGTTCGATATCGCCCGGAAGATCGCAGAGGAGCACGACACGGAGATTACCACGACTGTCGCGATCGGCCACCCAGCGCGAACAATTATCGAGAAGTCAGAGAAGTTCGATACGGTCGTTATCGGAAGCCACAGCGGCTCTATCGTCGATCGGCTGTTCGTCGGAAACGTCGCCGAAAAGGTGTTCCGTGGTGCTCCGGTGCCCGTTATGGTCATCCGATGACGCACTGTACGGAACCAATTACTCTGATTCACGACTCCGAGACACCATTCTACCACGACTGGGTGGTTCCGGCGGGCTACTTCAGCGACCGCGGCTGCGAGGTCCCCCCGGCTGTGAGGAGATCGATGAGACCGAGCAAGCCGGCCCAGTAGACCGAGTCCCGGGCAGCCATGCAGGAGTGTTTCTCGGAGGAACACGGGAGCGCCAGCGCACGCACCCCAGCCCCGTTGACGACGACCCTCAGTCGACTCAAACAGTAGCGGAGCGGACCGCTTTTGCTCGTCGGCCGCGAATCACGAGGAAATGCTCGACGGCGTCAACGTCGCCCTCGGCGTCACCGGCAGCATCGCCGCAGTCAAAACGGTCGAACTCGCCCACGAACTCCGCCGAGAGGGCGCGACCGTCCGTGCCGTCATGAGCGACGCCGCGACGGGCATCATCGGCCCGTGGTCCCTGGAGTTTGCGACGGAGAACGAGGTCGTCACCGGAATCACCGGAAAGGTAGAGCACGTCGAGCTCTGCGGCCGCGATGGCTGGGCCGACGTGTTCCTCGTCGCGCCAGCCACGGCCAACACCGTCGGAAAGATGGCTGCGGGAATCGACGATACGCCCGTCACGACGTGTGCGACGACGGCGCTCGGCGCGGGGACTCCGACGGTCGTCGCGCCAGCGATGCACGAACCGATGTACGACCACCCCGCAGTGCCGGAAAAGCTGGCAACACTGGAGGAGTGGGGGGTCGAAACCGTCGACCCGCGTCTCGAGGAGGGGAAAGCCAAAATCGCCACCGAAGCGGCCATCGTCACGAGTGTGGCCCGTGCTGCGGGGAAGCGGCCGCTCGCGGGGAAGACGGTTGTCGTCACCGCGGGTGGAACCACGGAGAAGGTCGACCCCGTGCGCTCGCTAACGAATCAGGCGTCGGGGAAAACGGGTCGGGCGGTCGCCCGAGCCTGCCACATCCGAGGGGCGGATGTACACCTTATTCACGGCGATATGCTGGGAGACCGCCCTGACACCCACTACGCCGAGACGACGTGGGTCGGGTCGGTCGCGGAGCTACAGGAGGCGACGTTCGACGCCGTGGCGGACGCAGATGCGTTCGTTTCGGCGGCCGCCGTTTCGGACTACACACTCGAGGCGTCCTCGGAGAAGATCCGCTCGGGTGAGGAGGAACTCACGCTTACGCTCCGGCCGACACCGAAGCTCGTCGACGCTGTGCGTGAGCGGTACCCCGACCTCACGCTCGTCGGGTTCAAGGCTGAGACCGGCGGTGACGACGAGGCACTGGTCGAACAGGCTCGCTCGCTCCGAGAGCGCATC is a window of halophilic archaeon DL31 DNA encoding:
- a CDS encoding UspA domain-containing protein (PFAM: UspA~KEGG: hmu:Hmuk_1343 UspA domain protein), with translation MIDRVLVPMDDSEMAQKALEYALGAFGDAEITVLHVVGKSTPMMGEMAGLALEDDLQTAAEERASEVFDIARKIAEEHDTEITTTVAIGHPARTIIEKSEKFDTVVIGSHSGSIVDRLFVGNVAEKVFRGAPVPVMVIR
- a CDS encoding phosphopantothenoylcysteine decarboxylase/phosphopantothenate/cysteine ligase (TIGRFAM: Bifunctional phosphopantothenoylcysteine decarboxylase/phosphopantothenate--cysteine ligase~KEGG: hma:rrnAC3539 pantothenate metabolism flavoprotein~PFAM: DNA/pantothenate metabolism flavoprotein, C-terminal; Flavoprotein), translated to MLDGVNVALGVTGSIAAVKTVELAHELRREGATVRAVMSDAATGIIGPWSLEFATENEVVTGITGKVEHVELCGRDGWADVFLVAPATANTVGKMAAGIDDTPVTTCATTALGAGTPTVVAPAMHEPMYDHPAVPEKLATLEEWGVETVDPRLEEGKAKIATEAAIVTSVARAAGKRPLAGKTVVVTAGGTTEKVDPVRSLTNQASGKTGRAVARACHIRGADVHLIHGDMLGDRPDTHYAETTWVGSVAELQEATFDAVADADAFVSAAAVSDYTLEASSEKIRSGEEELTLTLRPTPKLVDAVRERYPDLTLVGFKAETGGDDEALVEQARSLRERINAAFVVANDASVMGKTKTRALVVDAEASSTFEGEKGGLGLVVADRLAAVLA